From a single bacterium genomic region:
- a CDS encoding IspD/TarI family cytidylyltransferase, protein MGDQRRPPAIPLHVIVVAGGEGRRARTGADEAPKQFQVVGGRPLLLRGLEAFLSLPGLASVTVAAPPAWQAVVREALAAATSLPTMVCDGGETRTASTGLAAEALQQACSPRDDDLVAVHDAARPWVTAELVGRLAAAAAAHGGAVPGVEVTDTIVALDDAGDDGARGLRYLPRAGLRALQTPQVFRWRPFLEAHRWARATGAAFTDDGGLLAARGLPPVLVPGEPGNRKITTAEDLAAARARA, encoded by the coding sequence GTGGGCGACCAGCGCCGACCGCCGGCGATCCCCCTGCACGTGATCGTGGTCGCCGGCGGCGAGGGCCGACGCGCCCGCACCGGCGCGGACGAGGCGCCCAAGCAGTTCCAGGTCGTCGGCGGCCGCCCGCTGCTGCTGCGGGGGCTGGAAGCCTTCCTGTCGCTGCCCGGCCTCGCCTCGGTGACCGTGGCCGCGCCGCCCGCCTGGCAGGCCGTGGTGCGCGAGGCCTTGGCCGCGGCGACGTCGCTGCCGACGATGGTGTGCGACGGCGGCGAGACCCGCACGGCGTCGACCGGGCTCGCGGCCGAGGCGCTGCAGCAGGCATGTTCGCCGCGCGACGACGACCTCGTCGCGGTCCACGACGCCGCCCGCCCCTGGGTGACGGCCGAACTCGTCGGGCGGCTCGCCGCCGCGGCCGCGGCGCACGGCGGCGCGGTGCCGGGCGTCGAGGTGACCGACACCATCGTGGCCCTGGATGACGCGGGAGACGACGGCGCCCGTGGCCTGCGCTACCTGCCGCGCGCCGGCCTGCGCGCGCTGCAGACGCCGCAGGTCTTCCGCTGGCGCCCCTTCCTGGAGGCGCACCGCTGGGCCCGCGCGACCGGCGCGGCGTTCACCGACGACGGCGGGCTGCTCGCGGCGCGTGGCCTGCCGCCGGTGCTGGTGCCCGGCGAGCCGGGCAACCGCAAGATCACCACCGCCGAGGACCTCGCGGCCGCCCGCGCCCGCGCCG
- the radA gene encoding DNA repair protein RadA, producing MTKANTRYVCGNCGHEELRWLGQCPQCREWNSFAAIATTAPAGKGKGGGFTRARPEAAAARPELAPVALSRVATAANERIPVEPQEVARILGGGLVAGSVVLLGGEPGVGKSTLLTGLALNWVRAGVRVLYIAGEESPSQIRMRGERMGFDPRAGEGFHVLDGVDLERLLAAMYADREAHPGPCVVIADSIQTLHSGDIDAFPGSVGQIRYCGGVLADFARTTLCPVFLVGHVTKSGDLAGPKLLEHMVDTVLYFEGSGGGALRMVRAVKNRFGATGELALLEMRGDGLVPVTDAGALFLGDRRGGEPGTCVGVVRNGTRMFLTEVQALVSPARYGTPQRVVQGVDSKRVALLAAILEKRAGLDLAGCDIFVKVAGGARLEDPAADLAVITALASSLREIPVPLDTLVLGEVGLTGEVRDVIDRKNRLREAAHHGFKRVVAARNLRTPRTEQGMAVLAAGTVDEAVSLALQPPERGRTAAAKE from the coding sequence ATGACCAAAGCCAACACCCGCTACGTCTGCGGCAACTGCGGCCACGAGGAACTGCGGTGGCTGGGGCAGTGCCCGCAGTGCCGCGAGTGGAACTCCTTCGCCGCGATCGCGACGACGGCCCCCGCCGGCAAGGGCAAGGGCGGCGGCTTCACCCGCGCGCGGCCCGAAGCCGCCGCGGCGCGGCCGGAACTGGCGCCGGTCGCGCTGTCGCGCGTCGCCACCGCCGCGAACGAGCGCATCCCCGTCGAGCCGCAGGAGGTCGCGCGCATCCTCGGCGGCGGGCTGGTGGCGGGATCGGTCGTGCTGCTGGGCGGCGAGCCCGGCGTCGGCAAGTCCACGCTGCTGACCGGGCTGGCGCTGAACTGGGTGCGCGCCGGCGTGCGGGTCCTCTACATCGCCGGCGAGGAGTCGCCGTCGCAGATCCGCATGCGCGGCGAGCGGATGGGCTTCGACCCGCGCGCCGGCGAGGGCTTCCACGTCCTGGACGGCGTCGACCTGGAGAGGCTGCTGGCGGCGATGTACGCCGACCGCGAGGCTCACCCGGGCCCCTGCGTGGTGATCGCCGACTCGATCCAGACGCTGCACTCCGGCGACATCGACGCCTTCCCCGGCAGCGTCGGCCAGATCCGCTACTGCGGCGGCGTGCTCGCCGACTTCGCGCGCACGACCCTCTGCCCGGTCTTCCTGGTGGGCCACGTCACCAAGTCGGGGGACCTCGCCGGTCCCAAGCTGCTCGAGCACATGGTCGACACCGTGCTCTACTTCGAGGGCAGCGGCGGCGGCGCGCTGCGCATGGTGCGCGCGGTGAAGAACCGCTTCGGCGCGACCGGCGAGCTGGCCCTGCTGGAGATGCGCGGCGACGGTCTCGTGCCGGTCACCGACGCCGGGGCGCTGTTCCTGGGCGACCGCCGCGGCGGCGAGCCCGGCACCTGCGTCGGCGTGGTGCGCAACGGCACGCGGATGTTCCTGACCGAGGTGCAGGCCCTGGTGTCGCCGGCGCGCTACGGCACGCCCCAGCGCGTGGTGCAGGGCGTGGACAGCAAGCGCGTGGCCCTGCTGGCGGCGATCCTGGAGAAGCGGGCCGGGCTGGACCTGGCGGGCTGCGACATCTTCGTCAAGGTCGCCGGCGGCGCCCGGCTGGAGGACCCGGCCGCGGACCTGGCCGTGATCACGGCCCTGGCCTCGTCGCTGCGCGAGATCCCCGTGCCGCTGGACACCCTGGTGCTGGGGGAAGTGGGCCTTACGGGCGAGGTGCGCGACGTCATCGACCGCAAGAACCGTCTGCGCGAGGCCGCCCACCACGGTTTCAAGCGCGTGGTCGCGGCGCGCAACCTCCGCACGCCGCGCACCGAGCAGGGCATGGCCGTGCTGGCGGCGGGCACGGTCGACGAAGCGGTGTCGCTGGCCCTGCAACCGCCCGAACGCGGCCGCACCGCCGCGGCGAAGGAGTGA